From one Sparus aurata chromosome 16, fSpaAur1.1, whole genome shotgun sequence genomic stretch:
- the LOC115597496 gene encoding uncharacterized protein LOC115597496 isoform X1, whose protein sequence is METTGLRCRRASHQPLPPSAIRPIMGKPLSRPGCFRKSSCCLEKHGAGDGGVGGRAGGVDGGYGDGYVPQRSIYDTMCINQQIDSQHHQPGGSIRRDCGGEGSFSYSASGSLRVSRSPADMFDPQPRSLTPNPSFVRRLDERVIYDSLKLGGQDADGDGCHSPGRFTRSVSPSVSSFSAPGVSSSSSKKHHHHHHHHHGDSTKSRDGRHSWKVLTPPKHLECLELTTTEMMDRGGGYLNPGHYHPPGGQSSSLTSPLISPFSGSPLSSGYHTPVFFSPAKPRPSQTQSLRCSPPHIIQPRHYSQTQSLRLSPPHELRRSPYRSPLVQLSAHDLEQDLRDRGGGWGRSEREREWEREREREMERGWAQREWERERERGRLERERARERERRETSTFGTFGYGRPVPLRSDRDSVFLEPDQDTTPLLLPQPSPSPSPCAAPRMGTGAVGRNRAGSKVGPDSVGGGMVSKFDNGSVGLVLVDSRSGCGPRLVSEVGAGNIAEVDIRAGIQEHHRSESWNKYDNGSRASIINGSETRKGSQVKTRPGGRDLEGKVQSGVEKKNMAPCVTKEGHRGSTRSGEKSGRIIVKPERIDEAIPSTMSESENKVGHVDKVGIVTGSGPKPDFDVEVETKASSRQVENRSGADTGSVAEVKNEVGSAIESRVEANVETEVKIAPTPAPEAVPEAGVGNKTGTRSNNETVVACDSWSSNKTTDKAQISIGAGDKIDSAPADQAGKMTLDKIDSSHVEKGSRSNKSKSSKSSSRNRPGTATGLRPGVVSPRLSRGLGDLETTCSTEGIESTWPRRIIVRKRTVRQGGAVHNLPILPPLPSVLSALEKRRPFALLQPHLGHFSENPLTNIMTAISMVGRSSLKEPSHPEPGQGIALVGRASLKEQNLEHWRVCREQEEPRRSRSKEKKGEPIKEKMEREERKEKEEKREKEGRGEKDKKEERLDKEKVRVTVSRWEVEEFKQENSVRNVEGKVQEDKKKQEEVKKESCEEMKSEKGEEIEMINKDGEQELHGQELEEVVAILKTEKGQCEGEEGGIFGDDGGMESWDAVLEMVTTLWDDGWEKGGGGAVGDTDSFSGSLQRWPLLRPPIGFGGSHPPSSAASELSLTELERRARELDSDLEHLDLSQPQRDTQDVYQTLLEPQRERADMYQTHPGPQREKAALLTGVASRSQVSLELSTMASPATDMDRSPVDWSTKLAGTYTAGTSSTKEDNSPDSNLTLESDSSGVFLSLSNQSQEEAGSDSDQPISGSDLGSSNTSLEKDGDDGGLKEWGREESAELQWCYPSLLNTEDTRGDEERQEAEYGKMSVDEEREKDENVRRVGKMGTVSVIRTMLDHTDIRDSRNVNAPQCGEIPPRKKVTLMGSDSPLPLSPSKQPIKHVVDPNQKPIRSSGLDCGDLDPFVQSDSFVYLAVSARPASRGEVTTVTEVPTHHRKQDSVPQHSDCMKPCLDQSNTERDNKPTHPAPHKPEEGDFLCTDSFVYLAAPACLLLGPAGTTPYSGRESDSESSGSGAVDVSVLGCGSVAGDSDWDSDLSDTDPSRSCRISAAANKSAGMARPKRLPTELGWDLFGETTEPDVLSELFREQDRDNNDKAKRATEVTNSMSATQAIPMATQPVTTPMKQATVELSSTTKKVTWQFKPAQRSVCTGSRKEKEKEITSSSVRITELGRDETYRPSPSSSSSSSSSPSSSSSG, encoded by the exons CCGTGCCTCCCACCAACCCCTCCCACCATCAGCCATCCGACCAATCATGGGCAAGCCTCTTAGCCGTCCCGGGTGTTTCAGGAAGAGCTCCTGCTGCCTGGAGAAACATGGAGCTGGGGATGGGGGAGTGGGAGGGCGAGCTGGGGGAGTGGATGGGGGATATGGAGATGGCTATGTACCCCAAAGGTCCATCTACGATACCATGTGCATCAATCAACAGATAGACAGCCAACATCATCAACCTGGAGGGTCCATAAGGCGAGACTGTGGAGGCGAGGGGAGTTTTAGCTACTCTGCAAGTGGCTCCCTGAGAGTTAGCAGGTCTCCAGCTGACATGTTCGATCCGCAACCCCGCTCTTTAACTCCAAACCCCTCATTTGTGCGGCGACTGGATGAAAGAGTTATCTATGATTCTTTGAAACTTGGGGGTCAGGATGCCGATGGTGATGGCTGCCATTCTCCAGGACGTTTCACTCGATCAGTTTCTCCCTCTGTATCTTCATTCTCAGCACCGGGagtgtcctcctcctcatccaagaaacatcatcatcaccaccaccatcaccatggAGACAGCACAAAGAGTAGAGATGGCCGACATTCCTGGAAAGTCTTGACACCTCCAAAACACCTAGAGTGTCTGGAGCTCACTACAACTGAAATGATGGACAGAGGAGGTGGATATCTGAATCCAGGGCACTACCATCCCCCTGGGGGCCAGTCCTCCTCCCTTACCTCCCCCCTTATTTCCCCCTTCTCTGGATCACCTCTCTCTTCGGGTTACCATACGCCAGTCTTTTTCTCCCCTGCCAAACCTCGTCCCAGTCAGACTCAGAGTTTGCGCTGTTCCCCTCCCCACATCATCCAGCCACGGCATTACTCTCAAACCCAGAGCCTCAGGCTATCACCGCCCCATGAGCTTAGGCGATCCCCCTACCGTTCCCCCCTAGTCCAACTGTCTGCTCATGACCTTGAACAGGACCTCAGGGAtcgaggaggaggatggggccGCAGTGAGCGAGAAAGAGaatgggagagggagagggaaagggagatggagagaggatgGGCCCAGCGAGagtgggaaagagagagggagagagggcgcctcgagagagagagggcgagagaaagggagaggagagaaacatcAACTTTTGGGACCTTCGGGTATGGTCGACCAGTTCCTCTGCGTTCAGACAGAGACTCAGTGTTTTTAGAGCCCGACCAGGACACAACACCCCTGTTGCTCCCTCAGCCCTCACCTTCACCCTCCCCCTGTGCTGCTCCCAGAATGGGCACTGGTGCTGTAGGAAGGAATAGAGCGGGGTCAAAGGTTGGCCCTGATAGTGTGGGTGGGGGAATGGTTTCTAAGTTTGACAATGGGAGTGTGGGTTTGGTGTTAGTTGACAGCAGATCTGGTTGTGGGCCAAGGTTAGTTAGTGAAGTTGGAGCTGGAAACATAGCAGAGGTTGATATTAGGGCTGGAATACAAGAACACCACAGATCTGAAAGTTGGAACAAATATGATAATGGATCTAGAGCTAGCATTATAAATGGGTCTGAAACAAGAAAAGGATCCCAGGTGAAAACAAGACCAGGGGGGCGGGATTTGGAAGGGAAAGTGCAGTCtggtgtggagaaaaaaaatatggctCCTTGTGTGACTAAGGAGGGACATAGGGGAAGTACAAGGAGTGGGGAAAAAAGTGGAAGGATCATTGTTAAACCAGAACGTATTGATGAGGCTATACCTTCAACAATGAGTGAAAGTGAGAACAAGGTTGGGCATGTTGATAAAGTTGGGATTGTAACTGGAAGTGGTCCAAAGCCAGACTTTGATGTAGAGGTTGAAACTAAAGCTAGTTCAAGACAGGTGGAGAACAGAAGTGGAGCAGACACTGGAAGTGTAGCTGAGGTTAAGAATGAAGTTGGTTCAGCGATAGAGTCTAGAGTAGAAGCTAACGTTGAGACAGAGGTAAAGATTGctcctacacctgcacctgAGGCTGTGCCAGAAGCTGGGGTTGGTAATAAGACAGGGACAAGGAGTAATAATGAGACTGTAGTTGCCTGTGATAGCTGGAGCAGCAACAAGACGACAGATAAAGCTCAGATAAGTATTGGGGCTGGGGATAAAATTGATTCTGCCCCTGCAGATCAGGCTGGGAAAATGACTTTGGACAAAATTGATTCTAGCCATGTAGAGAAAGGTTCCAGATCCAATAAGTCCAAATCATCCAAGTCCAGCTCCAGGAATCGACCTGGCACCGCCACAGGGCTCCGACCAGGTGTAGTCAGCCCTCGACTAAGCAGAGGGCTTGGGGACCTTGAGACAACATGCTCTACTGAGGGCATTGAGTCCACCTGGCCTCGCCGAATCATTGTCAGAAAAAGGACTGTTCGGCAAGGTGGGGCAGTCCACAACCTCCCTATTCTCCCTCCACTACCCTCTGTTCTATCAGCATTGGAGAAGAGGCGTCCGTTTGCCCTTCTCCAACCACATCTAGGACACTTCTCAGAGAACCCGCTAACAAATATAATGACTGCTATAAGTATGGTAGGACGAAGCTCACTTAAAGAACCCTCCCATCCAGAACCAGGGCAGGGTATCGCTTTGGTGGGCAGGGCTTCACTGAAGGAGCAGAACTTGGAACACTGGAGAGTCTGCAGAGAACAAGAAGAACCAAGGAGATCcagaagcaaagagaaaaaaggtgAGCCGAtcaaggagaagatggagagggaggagaggaaggaaaaggaagagaagagagaaaaggaggggagaggagaaaaagacaaaaaggagGAGAGATTGGATAAGGAGAAAGTGAGGGTTACTGTTAGTCGCTGGGAGGTAGAGGAATTCAAGCAAGAAAATTCTGTGAGAAATGTTGAGGGGAAAGTGcaagaggataaaaaaaaacaggaagaagtgAAAAAGGAAAGTTGTGAAGAAATGAAGTCTGAAAAGGGAGAGGAGATAGAAATGATAAACAAGGATGGAGAACAAGAGTTGCATGGACAAGAGTTGGAGGAGGTCGTTGCTAtattaaagacagaaaaaggtcagtgtgagggagaggaaggagggataTTTGGAGATGACGGGGGGATGGAGAGTTGGGATGCTGTCCTTGAGATGGTCACCACATTATGGGATGATGGCTGGgaaaaggggggagggggagctGTAGGTGATACAGATTCCTTCTCAGGCTCCTTGCAACGCTGGCCTCTTCTCCGGCCTCCGATCGGCTTTGGAGGCTCCCACCCCCCATCCTCAGCAGCCTCAGAGCTCAGCTTGACAGAGTTAGAAAGAAGAGCCAGGGAACTGGATTCTGACCTGGAACATCTAGACCTGTCTCAGCCCCAGAGGGACACACAGGATGTATACCAAACGCTGCTTGAGCCACAGAGGGAACGAGCTGACATGTATCAAACACACCCTGggccacagagagagaaagctgcTCTATTGACAG GAGTGGCAAGCAGATCTCAGGTCAGTTTGGAGCTCAGCACTATGGCCTCACCAGCTACAGACATGGACAGATCTCCTGTTGACTGGTCAACAAAACTTGCTGGGACTTACACTGCTGGCACAAG ctccACTAAGGAGGACAACTCTCCAGACTCCAACCTTACGTTGGAGTCAGACTCCAGCGGCGTCTTCCTCTCCTTATCCAATCAGAGCCAGGAGGAGGCCGGCTCTGATAGTGACCAGCCAATCAGTGGCTCTGACCTAGGCAGCAGCAACACATCACTGGAGAAGGACGGGGACGATGGAGGGTTAAAAGAatgggggagggaggagagtgCAGAGCTGCAATGGTGCTACCCATCTCTCCTCAACACAGAGGACACAAGAGGAGATGAGgaaagacaggaagcagagtATGGAAAGATGTCAGtagatgaggagagagagaaagatgagaaTGTGAGGAGAGTTGGTAAGATGGGAACAGTTTCCGTCATAAGGACCATGCTTGACCATACAGACATCAGGGACTCCAGAAATGTAAATGCCCCACAATGTGGAGAAATACCACCCAGAAAAAAAGTGACCCTCATGGGAAGTGATTCCCCCCTGCCATTGTCTCCCTCAAAACAACCAATCAAACATGTTGTAGATCCTAATCAGAAGCCAATCCGAAGCTCAGGTTTGGACTGTGGTGACTTAGATCCTTTTGTTCAGTCGGACAGCTTTGTTTACCTTGCCGTGTCTGCAAGACCTGCCTCCCGGGGTGAAGTCACCACAGTGACAGAAGTTCCCACTCATCATAGAAAACAAGACAGTGTACCACAACATTCAGATTGCATGAAACCATGCTTGGACCAGTCAAATACAGAACGGGACAACAAGCCAACTCACCCTGCCCCACATAAACCAGAGGAAGGAGACTTTTTGTGCACTGACAGCTTTGTCTATCTGGCTGCTCCAGCATGCCTCCTTCTTGGCCCTGCAGGGACTACACCTTATAGTGGCAG GGAGTCAGACTCGGAGAGTTCAGGATCTGGCGCTGTAGATGTGTCAGTACTGGGTTGTGGCTCGGTGGCAGGTGACAGTGACTGGGACTCAGACCTGTCTGACACAGATCCCAGTCGCTCTTGCAGAatctctgctgctgcaaacaAGTCTGCTGGCATGGCACGGCCTAAGCGGCTGCCTACTGAACTGGGCTGGGACTTGTTTGGAGAAACAACTGAGCCTGATGTGCTGAGTGAGCTCTTCAGGGAACAGGACAGAGACAACAATGACAAAGCAAAGAGGGCTACCGAGGTTACCAACAGCATGTCAGCGACCCAGGCTATTCCCATGGCAACTCAGCCTGTCACAACGCCAATGAAGCAGGCAACAGTAGAGCTGTCGTCCACAACAAAGAAGGTGACATGGCAGTTTAAACCAGCCCAGAGGTCAGTCTGCACCGGAAGcagaaaggagaaagagaaggaaattACATCATCATCGGTAAGGATTACAGAGCTGGGAAGAGACGAGACCTATAGaccttccccttcttcttcatcgtcttcatcatcgtcaccatcatcatcctcttctggttga
- the LOC115597496 gene encoding uncharacterized protein LOC115597496 isoform X3 yields the protein MMDRGGGYLNPGHYHPPGGQSSSLTSPLISPFSGSPLSSGYHTPVFFSPAKPRPSQTQSLRCSPPHIIQPRHYSQTQSLRLSPPHELRRSPYRSPLVQLSAHDLEQDLRDRGGGWGRSEREREWEREREREMERGWAQREWERERERGRLERERARERERRETSTFGTFGYGRPVPLRSDRDSVFLEPDQDTTPLLLPQPSPSPSPCAAPRMGTGAVGRNRAGSKVGPDSVGGGMVSKFDNGSVGLVLVDSRSGCGPRLVSEVGAGNIAEVDIRAGIQEHHRSESWNKYDNGSRASIINGSETRKGSQVKTRPGGRDLEGKVQSGVEKKNMAPCVTKEGHRGSTRSGEKSGRIIVKPERIDEAIPSTMSESENKVGHVDKVGIVTGSGPKPDFDVEVETKASSRQVENRSGADTGSVAEVKNEVGSAIESRVEANVETEVKIAPTPAPEAVPEAGVGNKTGTRSNNETVVACDSWSSNKTTDKAQISIGAGDKIDSAPADQAGKMTLDKIDSSHVEKGSRSNKSKSSKSSSRNRPGTATGLRPGVVSPRLSRGLGDLETTCSTEGIESTWPRRIIVRKRTVRQGGAVHNLPILPPLPSVLSALEKRRPFALLQPHLGHFSENPLTNIMTAISMVGRSSLKEPSHPEPGQGIALVGRASLKEQNLEHWRVCREQEEPRRSRSKEKKGEPIKEKMEREERKEKEEKREKEGRGEKDKKEERLDKEKVRVTVSRWEVEEFKQENSVRNVEGKVQEDKKKQEEVKKESCEEMKSEKGEEIEMINKDGEQELHGQELEEVVAILKTEKGQCEGEEGGIFGDDGGMESWDAVLEMVTTLWDDGWEKGGGGAVGDTDSFSGSLQRWPLLRPPIGFGGSHPPSSAASELSLTELERRARELDSDLEHLDLSQPQRDTQDVYQTLLEPQRERADMYQTHPGPQREKAALLTGVASRSQVSLELSTMASPATDMDRSPVDWSTKLAGTYTAGTSSTKEDNSPDSNLTLESDSSGVFLSLSNQSQEEAGSDSDQPISGSDLGSSNTSLEKDGDDGGLKEWGREESAELQWCYPSLLNTEDTRGDEERQEAEYGKMSVDEEREKDENVRRVGKMGTVSVIRTMLDHTDIRDSRNVNAPQCGEIPPRKKVTLMGSDSPLPLSPSKQPIKHVVDPNQKPIRSSGLDCGDLDPFVQSDSFVYLAVSARPASRGEVTTVTEVPTHHRKQDSVPQHSDCMKPCLDQSNTERDNKPTHPAPHKPEEGDFLCTDSFVYLAAPACLLLGPAGTTPYSGRESDSESSGSGAVDVSVLGCGSVAGDSDWDSDLSDTDPSRSCRISAAANKSAGMARPKRLPTELGWDLFGETTEPDVLSELFREQDRDNNDKAKRATEVTNSMSATQAIPMATQPVTTPMKQATVELSSTTKKVTWQFKPAQRSVCTGSRKEKEKEITSSSVRITELGRDETYRPSPSSSSSSSSSPSSSSSG from the exons ATGATGGACAGAGGAGGTGGATATCTGAATCCAGGGCACTACCATCCCCCTGGGGGCCAGTCCTCCTCCCTTACCTCCCCCCTTATTTCCCCCTTCTCTGGATCACCTCTCTCTTCGGGTTACCATACGCCAGTCTTTTTCTCCCCTGCCAAACCTCGTCCCAGTCAGACTCAGAGTTTGCGCTGTTCCCCTCCCCACATCATCCAGCCACGGCATTACTCTCAAACCCAGAGCCTCAGGCTATCACCGCCCCATGAGCTTAGGCGATCCCCCTACCGTTCCCCCCTAGTCCAACTGTCTGCTCATGACCTTGAACAGGACCTCAGGGAtcgaggaggaggatggggccGCAGTGAGCGAGAAAGAGaatgggagagggagagggaaagggagatggagagaggatgGGCCCAGCGAGagtgggaaagagagagggagagagggcgcctcgagagagagagggcgagagaaagggagaggagagaaacatcAACTTTTGGGACCTTCGGGTATGGTCGACCAGTTCCTCTGCGTTCAGACAGAGACTCAGTGTTTTTAGAGCCCGACCAGGACACAACACCCCTGTTGCTCCCTCAGCCCTCACCTTCACCCTCCCCCTGTGCTGCTCCCAGAATGGGCACTGGTGCTGTAGGAAGGAATAGAGCGGGGTCAAAGGTTGGCCCTGATAGTGTGGGTGGGGGAATGGTTTCTAAGTTTGACAATGGGAGTGTGGGTTTGGTGTTAGTTGACAGCAGATCTGGTTGTGGGCCAAGGTTAGTTAGTGAAGTTGGAGCTGGAAACATAGCAGAGGTTGATATTAGGGCTGGAATACAAGAACACCACAGATCTGAAAGTTGGAACAAATATGATAATGGATCTAGAGCTAGCATTATAAATGGGTCTGAAACAAGAAAAGGATCCCAGGTGAAAACAAGACCAGGGGGGCGGGATTTGGAAGGGAAAGTGCAGTCtggtgtggagaaaaaaaatatggctCCTTGTGTGACTAAGGAGGGACATAGGGGAAGTACAAGGAGTGGGGAAAAAAGTGGAAGGATCATTGTTAAACCAGAACGTATTGATGAGGCTATACCTTCAACAATGAGTGAAAGTGAGAACAAGGTTGGGCATGTTGATAAAGTTGGGATTGTAACTGGAAGTGGTCCAAAGCCAGACTTTGATGTAGAGGTTGAAACTAAAGCTAGTTCAAGACAGGTGGAGAACAGAAGTGGAGCAGACACTGGAAGTGTAGCTGAGGTTAAGAATGAAGTTGGTTCAGCGATAGAGTCTAGAGTAGAAGCTAACGTTGAGACAGAGGTAAAGATTGctcctacacctgcacctgAGGCTGTGCCAGAAGCTGGGGTTGGTAATAAGACAGGGACAAGGAGTAATAATGAGACTGTAGTTGCCTGTGATAGCTGGAGCAGCAACAAGACGACAGATAAAGCTCAGATAAGTATTGGGGCTGGGGATAAAATTGATTCTGCCCCTGCAGATCAGGCTGGGAAAATGACTTTGGACAAAATTGATTCTAGCCATGTAGAGAAAGGTTCCAGATCCAATAAGTCCAAATCATCCAAGTCCAGCTCCAGGAATCGACCTGGCACCGCCACAGGGCTCCGACCAGGTGTAGTCAGCCCTCGACTAAGCAGAGGGCTTGGGGACCTTGAGACAACATGCTCTACTGAGGGCATTGAGTCCACCTGGCCTCGCCGAATCATTGTCAGAAAAAGGACTGTTCGGCAAGGTGGGGCAGTCCACAACCTCCCTATTCTCCCTCCACTACCCTCTGTTCTATCAGCATTGGAGAAGAGGCGTCCGTTTGCCCTTCTCCAACCACATCTAGGACACTTCTCAGAGAACCCGCTAACAAATATAATGACTGCTATAAGTATGGTAGGACGAAGCTCACTTAAAGAACCCTCCCATCCAGAACCAGGGCAGGGTATCGCTTTGGTGGGCAGGGCTTCACTGAAGGAGCAGAACTTGGAACACTGGAGAGTCTGCAGAGAACAAGAAGAACCAAGGAGATCcagaagcaaagagaaaaaaggtgAGCCGAtcaaggagaagatggagagggaggagaggaaggaaaaggaagagaagagagaaaaggaggggagaggagaaaaagacaaaaaggagGAGAGATTGGATAAGGAGAAAGTGAGGGTTACTGTTAGTCGCTGGGAGGTAGAGGAATTCAAGCAAGAAAATTCTGTGAGAAATGTTGAGGGGAAAGTGcaagaggataaaaaaaaacaggaagaagtgAAAAAGGAAAGTTGTGAAGAAATGAAGTCTGAAAAGGGAGAGGAGATAGAAATGATAAACAAGGATGGAGAACAAGAGTTGCATGGACAAGAGTTGGAGGAGGTCGTTGCTAtattaaagacagaaaaaggtcagtgtgagggagaggaaggagggataTTTGGAGATGACGGGGGGATGGAGAGTTGGGATGCTGTCCTTGAGATGGTCACCACATTATGGGATGATGGCTGGgaaaaggggggagggggagctGTAGGTGATACAGATTCCTTCTCAGGCTCCTTGCAACGCTGGCCTCTTCTCCGGCCTCCGATCGGCTTTGGAGGCTCCCACCCCCCATCCTCAGCAGCCTCAGAGCTCAGCTTGACAGAGTTAGAAAGAAGAGCCAGGGAACTGGATTCTGACCTGGAACATCTAGACCTGTCTCAGCCCCAGAGGGACACACAGGATGTATACCAAACGCTGCTTGAGCCACAGAGGGAACGAGCTGACATGTATCAAACACACCCTGggccacagagagagaaagctgcTCTATTGACAG GAGTGGCAAGCAGATCTCAGGTCAGTTTGGAGCTCAGCACTATGGCCTCACCAGCTACAGACATGGACAGATCTCCTGTTGACTGGTCAACAAAACTTGCTGGGACTTACACTGCTGGCACAAG ctccACTAAGGAGGACAACTCTCCAGACTCCAACCTTACGTTGGAGTCAGACTCCAGCGGCGTCTTCCTCTCCTTATCCAATCAGAGCCAGGAGGAGGCCGGCTCTGATAGTGACCAGCCAATCAGTGGCTCTGACCTAGGCAGCAGCAACACATCACTGGAGAAGGACGGGGACGATGGAGGGTTAAAAGAatgggggagggaggagagtgCAGAGCTGCAATGGTGCTACCCATCTCTCCTCAACACAGAGGACACAAGAGGAGATGAGgaaagacaggaagcagagtATGGAAAGATGTCAGtagatgaggagagagagaaagatgagaaTGTGAGGAGAGTTGGTAAGATGGGAACAGTTTCCGTCATAAGGACCATGCTTGACCATACAGACATCAGGGACTCCAGAAATGTAAATGCCCCACAATGTGGAGAAATACCACCCAGAAAAAAAGTGACCCTCATGGGAAGTGATTCCCCCCTGCCATTGTCTCCCTCAAAACAACCAATCAAACATGTTGTAGATCCTAATCAGAAGCCAATCCGAAGCTCAGGTTTGGACTGTGGTGACTTAGATCCTTTTGTTCAGTCGGACAGCTTTGTTTACCTTGCCGTGTCTGCAAGACCTGCCTCCCGGGGTGAAGTCACCACAGTGACAGAAGTTCCCACTCATCATAGAAAACAAGACAGTGTACCACAACATTCAGATTGCATGAAACCATGCTTGGACCAGTCAAATACAGAACGGGACAACAAGCCAACTCACCCTGCCCCACATAAACCAGAGGAAGGAGACTTTTTGTGCACTGACAGCTTTGTCTATCTGGCTGCTCCAGCATGCCTCCTTCTTGGCCCTGCAGGGACTACACCTTATAGTGGCAG GGAGTCAGACTCGGAGAGTTCAGGATCTGGCGCTGTAGATGTGTCAGTACTGGGTTGTGGCTCGGTGGCAGGTGACAGTGACTGGGACTCAGACCTGTCTGACACAGATCCCAGTCGCTCTTGCAGAatctctgctgctgcaaacaAGTCTGCTGGCATGGCACGGCCTAAGCGGCTGCCTACTGAACTGGGCTGGGACTTGTTTGGAGAAACAACTGAGCCTGATGTGCTGAGTGAGCTCTTCAGGGAACAGGACAGAGACAACAATGACAAAGCAAAGAGGGCTACCGAGGTTACCAACAGCATGTCAGCGACCCAGGCTATTCCCATGGCAACTCAGCCTGTCACAACGCCAATGAAGCAGGCAACAGTAGAGCTGTCGTCCACAACAAAGAAGGTGACATGGCAGTTTAAACCAGCCCAGAGGTCAGTCTGCACCGGAAGcagaaaggagaaagagaaggaaattACATCATCATCGGTAAGGATTACAGAGCTGGGAAGAGACGAGACCTATAGaccttccccttcttcttcatcgtcttcatcatcgtcaccatcatcatcctcttctggttga